The Triticum aestivum cultivar Chinese Spring chromosome 7B, IWGSC CS RefSeq v2.1, whole genome shotgun sequence genome window below encodes:
- the LOC123162157 gene encoding protein RADIALIS-like 4 isoform X1, with protein sequence MSSSWTFKQNKVFEVALNKYDKDAPDYFQNVAREVGDGKSVEDVKKHFAELEKDVNEIHTNGAGSSSNNTKGGGSSDGQRPRYLKSQ encoded by the exons ATGAGTTCATCGTGGACATTCAAGCAGAATAAGGTGTTCGAGGTGGCGCTAAACAAGTACGACAAGGACGCGCCAGACTACTTCCAGAACGTGGCGCGGGAGGTTGGCGACGGCAAGTCGGTGGAGGATGTGAAGAAGCACTTCGCGGAGCTGGAAAAAGACGTGAACGAGATTCATACAAACGGtgccggcagcagcagcaacaacaccaAGGGCGGTGGCAGCAGCGATGGGCAGAG GCCAAGGTACCTGAAGAGCCAGTGA
- the LOC123162157 gene encoding protein RADIALIS-like 4 isoform X2 yields MSSSWTFKQNKVFEVALNKYDKDAPDYFQNVAREVGDGKSVEDVKKHFAELEKDVNEIHTNGAGSSSNNTKGGGSSDGQR; encoded by the exons ATGAGTTCATCGTGGACATTCAAGCAGAATAAGGTGTTCGAGGTGGCGCTAAACAAGTACGACAAGGACGCGCCAGACTACTTCCAGAACGTGGCGCGGGAGGTTGGCGACGGCAAGTCGGTGGAGGATGTGAAGAAGCACTTCGCGGAGCTGGAAAAAGACGTGAACGAGATTCATACAAACGGtgccggcagcagcagcaacaacaccaAGGGCGGTGGCAGCAGCGATGGGCAGAGGTA G